In the Clarias gariepinus isolate MV-2021 ecotype Netherlands chromosome 10, CGAR_prim_01v2, whole genome shotgun sequence genome, GACAATTTCCAAAAtagtgtctttggactgtggcatAGAGGCCAACAACCACGCCACAGTAAAAGATTATTGCTTTGTCCATTTCTTGACCAAAAAATTCATGATTGGCTCACAATCTTAACCGTTTGAGCCATCACTACCCCTTGTTGTTGCCCTTAAACTGGACGGTGAATATCTGAACAATACAATGCGATTTCAAATATCTAAAGCGGTAGCTTTATGTTCTCCAACGTAAAAAAGAGGAGTTTGCAGTTTCATTCGTAACACTTGTCTTGTATGAAAGGATAATGAGGGAATGATTGTTTACAGCTTATATAATGTAATAGTACAACTATAGAATAATCCTCTAATAATAAAACTAGTACTTGTTGGCTGGTTGCTGTGGTATAGGAGGAATAAAACACGTAATTTCATTGGCAAACAGGCAACATCTGTCTCGGTAGAGTAACTCTTCACATCTGGCCACATCACACTTTGCTTTTGTTGATTATTTGCCTATAACAGCATGcccccattattattattatttcaaattcACCTGTAGTAACCTATGGGAAGGCCCatactcaagttcttccacaggACTCACTTCTTCCACACAACATGCTTCGTTATCCTGAAGGCTATAGGGAGGGTTGTGTAGAGCGCTGCATGCGGTGCTCCATCTTTGCCAGCACCCACTGTGCTGACGTGCTCTTCTCCAGCTCTGAGTCATGTCGTTTATTTTGCCTGTCTGTGCCATGACTCTGATCTAATAGACCTGAGAGATGTGCCAGGACCTGTAGGGAGGAGAGCTCGCTGACGACATTCAGCCTTTTAACACCGATCATCCATACGTCTCCTTTCCGCTTTCCTTTTCCTTCGCTTGAACGTGCCGGTTTAGCATTGAAGAATATTTTCACCGTGCTGTTGTCAAGTCACTACACacaacccctttttttttttacttttcaagcTCCCATAATGTAACAGTTATGATTTAGGTTTCAGTTGCAGGTTGCAGTTATTACTGTAGGTACTGATTGTGCAGTTGTGTTTGTAGATTGTACCACTTTGGCACATCAAGTCAGCAGATATGGCACTTATACGGCTTTCTACTTTCTTTATGAGCCTTAAGCTGAGCTCCATGTGGGCACAAATATTATGCTGAAACCTGGGCACATCAGCAGGGTGCCACATCTATGAATAAAGGAGAGGAGTTGTAATGAATATGTTGTGGAAgctgttttgaaattcaaaatcTTTTTGAACACTAATACATTGTCGAAGTGCCAGCTTCATGCAGGtgcgtactgtatataattacagGGTATAGAAGGACAAATGCAGTGATCTAATTAGAAAAATCATGAGCTTGTAATAAGGCAGGAAAAACTGGCACTTCAGTTTACGATTTAGAGACAACAGTTAtgacgaggggcgttcaagtcaatccaGGACTTTGAATTGTGCAGGATAACaggacacagttatgagagtgtgaaaactcactttatttcttccataaaatcccctgctacactaatacacttatcccagggGTTCACTAATGCTTGAAAATTTTCTtagtacactggagccatgatcagactgccagCTTTATGCCTGAatcgctggcctcccaggaactctgtTAACTTCCAAACATGTGCAAAGTGGCTTTGAGCCAGTTCAGGGCTATACTGTACGGCGGATGTCCAGCTGAGTTCCttaaatgtgcaagtggtgattGTGAATGACTATAAGACAAAAGCTGGAGACAAATTTTTAAGGGTCACTTAAGGCGTTCcattcgctgaatgttcacgagaACGACTACAATGGGATTTGAGCCATCTTGGCCAGGAACGTCATGTATTCGCAATATCAATGTTCTATTGGAGCTAAGAGTCCCTTTATCCTGGTCACGGGgggccttgagcctatcccaggaggcctaGGCCATGAGAAgtggtataccctggacagtgtgctaatccatcacagccaggtttgattcccatctctgtgtgccatcagtttgcatgttctcccgtggatggtgggtttcctccaggtactctggtttcctcccacagtccaaaaacctgaCAACAACCTACAATATTCTTCAATGCTAATCCGAACCTacaatcgaacccggaccctggaggtacaaggcgacggtgctaaccactacaccgctgTGCCGCCTGCCTTCATTCATAAGAAGGTTAATcgcaagtcccggtttgacttgaacacctagTATATTTTATGGATTATTTGCCTAGGAATATTGAcatatcataatcataatcatttaCTCAATAATACTTTCACTGTGACGACAACATGATCTGTGtgacttcttgttcaatgttcAAGCACTCAATATGTGTGTAAtcaattttgatttttttttgtcaactcCAATAATAAAGTAACATCTGTGCAACCCAATACACTGCCTTCTTATTCTGCTAAAAGGATGTGCATTTATCTCTAGCTAAGTCAGATAGCTTAACGCACTTGGAGATCAGAACTGATTAACCGCTTTAACCGAGCTAACAGATGCTAGTGTCACTCTGATCTTTTAAAGCTGACTTCCCCTAAGGCATTGAATTCAGGGTTCATTATTAGATTAGACTAATTAGTCTAATTAGGTTATAAAACTCCATCTCATTCAAATTAGCTGatcttaaatttaaaatactttttggaAACTGGGCCTTGATCAGCTTGATCTGTGCTTTAGACATGAAAGCAGGTAGTTtttcagagaaataaaaatattaacaccAAGAGTGACGTCTATTGTGAGTACAGACTAAACAGATGAAGATTTTTCTACTCATCGACCGCTAAGTTTTGGTGAACCTGTGCTTACTGCGACTTCAGACTTCAGACCAGTTCCTTGATGAGAGGAGAAGAACCTGATGTGGTCCTCTGCTGTGGTAGCCCGTCCAGGTTAAGGTTTGATGTCTTGCGTGCtttgaaatgcttttctgctcatcgTAGTTGTAAAGTCTAGTTAGTTGAGTTAGCGTAGCCGTAATGTTTGGTCGAATCAGTCTGCGTTTCTCCTGACCCTATTCTTTAGAGACTGTAGTCCCGTTGTGATATTCtatatggtggtgtagtggttagcacttttgccttgcacctccagggtcttaGTTCCATTCCtgaccaggctcgattcccgtctctgtgtgcatggagtttgcatgttctccctgtgcttggtgggtttcctcccacagtccaaagataagTAGGATTGGTGTTCCCTGAAAaaactgcccatagtgtgtgtgtgtgtgtgccttgtgatggtttggcaccctgtccagggagtaccccgcctcgtgccctaagtctcctgggataggctccaggccccccatgatcCCGAATACAGGAtacagcggtatagaagatgagtgagatgTTCAACATTAAGCTCTTGATTTTAAGCTCTACCTGCCTGATTTTATGGATTTGAGTAACTAAACTGCTGtatgcctttattttttttccccagacatGTTTCCTGAATATTTAAACAGTGCATTGTTATTGTTCACAAAAGTCTGTTGAAACCCAGAAGATCAGAAGCAGTCTGATGTTAATATGAACTAAAGAGTAGTTTGCTAATTAGATCGTGTTTCCTCAGTAGTCTATTCAACTTCatgatcattatactgtatatgattgttagagagatgagagagcgtgagagacagagaggagcGAGCTATGATTCGACACCTGGTCTAAACTCGTGCGTGTATCACGTCCTGGTCTGATTCCTGCTTTACGCTGGCGAGAGGCAGTGCTGCTAGTGAAGAGTAGCTGGGGAGAAGTCTGAGACGTCAATAATTTGCACACTCGACACTAGTGAGATATCACATTTTTAGACACGCCAGtctaaaaatgtctaaagtggcagatttttgttttgtgtgtgtaatcccTGACTGCCTCTAACTAACAGGTCCATCATTTTCACAGGGCTTGGAAtttatagttgttgtttttccttatgacaacttcttcttcttcttccacaCACCTATGTGTTTTGCATATAGTAACCTTGGTGTTAATGATGTTCCTGACGCTGCTGAGTTGCCATCTGGATGCTGCAGTGAGCAGTGGCACAAACATTAGTGCAGGCTGTGGGAGTCGGCCTCCCTCTGCCGCCGTCTTCCATACACTCCATCTCCTTAACCTTTTACCTCACTGTATGTCTAGGAGATGAAGCGAagcaaatgagagagagagagagttggtaTTCTTCAAGAGCAGTGTGTTCAGGTGCTCGTTACTGCTTTAAGCTTGAGTGTTTTGGTCGCTGTGAGAAAAGATACCACATTAAAACATTGCTGTGTTTCTGCCCTCGTGTAGGTGGAAAGCACAGACACCGACAGCAGCAGCCGGTAAGTAAttcaaagttattattattatatatattttttgtaaattaaatctCAGATAATCGTATCATTTTACTTAAGTGTCCTGGTTCTGGAAAGTTAACACCATAACTAAAAATTGCACAAGACTGCCACCTTGTGGTTGCAATTCAACAGAGCAGCCAGTCAAGGACAaattaaagggggaaaaaaacaaagttgtCTCTCTTTAAAAATTTGTCTAACTGATAAACTTTATCCTGTAATGCACGGGTGTTAAACCTTATCCAGAAATGGCCGGTGTGTGTGCTTTCATTTCAATCATGCAGAAGCCACATCTAATTCCACCTGTTCATTTAGCCAGAATTGACTTTCAGTGAATGAGAATGAAAACCTGCACCCATTTCGGGGTTCCTGGAGAAGATTTGTCCCTCTTGCTATACAGCATCTATATCCTGATGGGAGTGGTCTCTTCCAGGATGAGCCCGCCCCCTCCCTTGATGGCTTGATTAggataaaaataatgtaaagatTTAGAAATGCTTCACCTACCAGATCTCACTCCTGATATTGACAGATTGGTGACTCGTGGTGGTCTAACGTCTCATTAATGCAATATGTtgtcctatatactgtatactgtataatgcaatactgtatgtgtttcctTTCATTTGTCACCAGACCAATTTCAGTGGCAGGTCAATAAGGTAATGGACCTCTTTGACACATACTGCTATGTATGTGCAGTATGCAGATCAGTTTTTCCACATCAAAAACATAGTATGACCCGTCACACAAAACAATCAGATTCGGTCAGTACATCCGATACAGGCCACTTTTTCTTCCTGCAGTGTGAATGTAACCTTTCTGTTCGTAAGATGTCTGTTCATCTGTTCGTCTGTTCCAATCCACCCTCTACATCTGAAATCAAGACAGTTATGATGGAGTAACCATTAAACAAGTGATTGTTTCAGTGACAGCTCTATTACTCATAGCACACCATGTATTCTCTTGTCTTATCTATAATTAAATCTTCATTTCCTTTGCAGGATCAGTGCCCTTATTGTCCAGACAATAACACACGCACCCCTAGTTCAAGAGATGTCCAAAAGCTCAGTCGTGTTGACCCCGTAAACGTCTGGAATCCACGCTTTCCTGTCGCTCAGGACAAAGGCGCCGTGCCTCAAATCACCAAGAACTATCGCAAACTCCTGAAGAGCTCGGCCCTGCTTCAGCAGCTCAACAGCACCTCTGCTGGCCAGGCTTTCAATAACTACCAAAGGTTGACCCAAATACAGCAGTCCCGCCGTGAGCTGCTGAGACAAGTGTGTGCCAAATACAGGAGCTTCACCAGGACCATAAGCCGCATGCAGGTGTCTCGCATCTATGTAGAGGATACACACAAGCTCCTGTACTGCGAGGTGCCCAAAGCAGGCTGTTCCAACTGGAAGCGTGTGCTGATGGTGCTGCAGGGCCAGGCGTCTTCCACAGCTGAGCTCCGGCATGATCAGGTGCATTGTGGGAACGATCTAAAGCAACATTGCCAAGTTCTGTTTTAGCGTTGAACTGGAATACAGTATTTCATACTAATgtatttcatgtcttttttttgagCAGGTGCACTATGAGAACCACCTAAAGCGACTGGATTCTTTTACTTACGCACAGATCATCCATCGCTTGAAAACCTACACCAAAGTGCTCTTCCTGAGGGAGCCCCTCGAGAGGCTTGTCTCAGCTTTTCGGGACAAGTTTGAAAGCCCGAACTCGTACTACCACCCTGTGTTCGGGAAGCCCATCATCACCAAGTACCGCGCTAACGCCTCAAGGTCGGCCCTGCTCACCGGAGAGGGTGTGACCTTTAAAGAGTTCATCCAGTACCTGCTTGATGTTCGGCGTCCTGTGGGGATGGACATCCACTGGGAGCGCGTGGTGCAGCTGTGCAGCCCCTGCCTTATAGACTACAACTTCATCGGCAAGTTTGAGACACTCGAAGAGGAAGCCAATTTCCTCCTCCGGCAAATCGGAGCGCCCGCCAACCTGACCTTCCCCAGTTTTAAAGACAGGAACCCGAATGCAGCCAGGACGTCCTCGCGCATTACGCAGGAGTATTTTTCTCGGCTGAGTTTAAGCGAGAGACAGAAAACGTATGACTTTTTCTATATggattatttaatgtttaactatTCAAAGCCATTCTCAGATTTACACTGAGGAGTTTGTGAATGTATAGACTGGAATTCTTTCAGTCATGGGTCTGTTATGTGTTACTTCATCCtatttcctttctttatttaattcttcATGTCATTTATGTAAACTGGTTTGTGCAAGCCTCCACTGCTTGACTCACTTGTGTGGGAATGAGGCCAGGAAATACACCCAGGAAATACACCCTGAATGGAACAACAGTCTATCTCAGGGCATGAGCAGGGGTATTatgaaggaataaaacatgatgtgGTGCGCTGTTAGAGAAAAACGATTTATTATTGTGTGATGGTGTAAAGTGACCCAGTGCaatctctcttcttttttttttttttttttttaacagcacatcctggtgtgttttattcctcttataccacatgATGTGTGATGCCTGTTATTGTTTACATTAGAGCAGCTATGAACCTGGGTTACCCCCTCACCTagcctctctttttctttctaagaCTTTTCCATGACAGAAAACCATCTTACCTTAAGAGCACTAACCCTGACTAAATTCCTCACTCCTGAAGGGTAAATAATtgtctccttacagaaaaattttgttattgtcatataataacaatattttattatcattagtagGCTTGTGCGATATAATGATTTATTCGTCTTTACATGATATAACACTGCCAAGATTCCGAGTGACATTTACTCTAATTATACTACAGGCCGGCCAACCTTTATATACAACCTGCATTTCAATGATTTGTGCAGACATTTGGAGCTCTCACTATCAgcgcctggaaaaaaaaaatccatcagtCTCTGTTCAGTCTACATAACATGAGACAAGTATATATCCATCTTCAATTAGCTATGTTAATCAGGCATGTAACGATAAAACTATACATTATAAATACaggaggtgttcaagtcaaaccgggacttatgatgaaatttctggtgaatgaaggtgtaaaaagCAACCAACCTTTACAGAAGACTCCAAGCACAGTACGGAGACAAGATTCTTAGTTCAGAGACAAAATTTCTGAATAGTGTTTGTAAATGAGGGCCGAGGTGacttggagcccactgcagtcgtttccaTAAACATTCAGCGAATGGAACGCCTGATTTTGAAATtgacggataacttgtcacaCATGtttgggagttcctgggaagccagCGTTTCAGCTGTTTCAGTGTTTCTAAAGAAGGCATCGTGATCATGGCTGAGAAAAATTTCAAAGCAGATGCTTGTATCCAAGCGCTAGTGAAATCCCGGGATAAgtccattagtgtagcaggggattatatatagagaaataaaacctGTTTTTGCTCTCGtatctgtgttctgttattctgcacactGAAAAAAGTCTcggtttaacttgaacacaCCTCACAGAAAAAATTGATTACATTTATAAAGTGTTGAATCCAACAATTAAGATCAATAGAAAGTGAATGAAGAAGTTTATCAATAATGTTAAAGCTGTCTGAACTTACCCTAACCctgaaataatggaaataaataaatagggacAAATCAATATCGCACAAGCATGACTGTCTTTTTAGGCCTAGATTATATGAGCATCCACAGTAACAGTCCCTGTGAATACAATGTGGCTACAATGGAGAGTATTAGAAGAAGAGTATTAATTATACTCAGAGCTTCTGTTATAGAAATGAATCATTTCATGAGCaatgaccaatcagaatgggGAATTTAACAGAGCTATGGTATGTGCTATAACTACGGATTAGTCTATAGTTTCTTAGACTCTAAATGAAGTAATACAGAAGAAATTCATTTTGCCTGTAAGAACTAAATTTGAATATGATCATCCACTTCACCTTTACTgtagtttcatttttttttttatttattcgatTAGTTTTTGTGTCATAATGCCACCAGGAGCGTAAACACACACTGTTATTGGGCCACTGATGAGTGATGTTTGGAGTCCATGATGTCAGATGTCTGATGTGGTTCGGTGTTCTGTACAGCCCATAAAACACAGTGTAGCATGCCTTTAGCCTTACAGCATACTGCCGGTCAGCACATATCTTCATTTATACTTGTTGGGtatctttaaatacatataataatgtattaaaaaaaagtatgtaccTCAAAAAGTTATGACAGTGGTCTTAATTTTAAAGTCGAATGTATAATATCTATGTGCCATTGCCTTTTTTACTGTTGACGATATGTATTCtgattaaactatttaaataattatgggGAAAGGGTGGATTACATTTTGAACTGAATAAACTGGTTTTAAGATGGTGTAATGATGGGAATGATTCTTTGACTTCTGTTATATATTGTGATTGATTCATGGTTCTTATATCACATGTACGGGGGAACCGCTTTGTAAGTATtccgttttttttattattttaattactattttatttatagcctGAGGTCATTTGATGAcgttctttaaaattttaaatgtacaacTGTATATTTCTCACAATTAAGAAAAATTGTGAAAGCTTCTATTGTAATGCTATTGTTTCTCCACatttgcattacattttttgcttcACTTCCTCCCCTTCTTGTGCTACAATAGCCTGTCCCCTCACCCCTTGCCTTGGGCATGCAGGGCACTTTCACCCTGCACCCTCTtattacctctctctctctatctgagGGACAGCCTCAGGCTCTGACATCTCAGATTGCTGCACTCAAAGGGCACATCAAATCAGCTGCTGTTTGTCATCAAGGTTACAGAACAAAGAAATGTACAACTGTTCTATTTcttagaaacataaaaaaaaaaacagatgtgatGCTCCATATCTGGTGTTTGCAGTTAATCACCAATAAAGAGGGTAGAATTCTGATGATGTCACCCAACTGTACCGAGAACtggaaataaacagaaatgtggAGACTGACAGGACATTGTGGAAGACGTAACTAAGCATCTCTTGTATGTGTAGATTATATTTATTAGAACTTATTTGTTCTGATCAAGCACTATATTAAGAACACCTGTACACATGCTCACTTATGTGGTTAtgcaatcagccaatcatgtggcagcatcGCAATGCACAAATTTTGATAGATATAGTTCAAGAGCtgcagttaatgttcacatcaagcATGTGAATATGGTGAAGTGTGATCTCAGAGGCTTTAACAGTGTAGTGTTTATTGGGGCCAGACAGGCTGGTTTAAgtgtttcagaaactgctgatctcctgggattttcacccACAACGTGGAAtgatctgaaaaacaaaaaccatcCAATAGAGAGGCAGGTCTGTGGGACACAGCTTGTTGTTGAGGGAGATCAGAGAAGGGCAGCAAGACTGGCTTAAAATGACAGGAGAGCTACAGTAATACTCTTAACAACGCAGAGAAGGAACACTTTAACCTCTGAATCAGATCAGCTACAACAGCAGGAGAATGTGTCGGGTTCCACTCCTGTCAACCAAGCACAGAAATCAGAGGCTCCCTGAACCTGGCAGCTGAGAACTGGAAACAGCCCAGGTAATGTTTAAACAATCTTCACATGTGCAATTTCGAGGAATATCATTTAGCATTAGAGCCTTGCACTTCTAGTGTTTGATTATGTGTGCCTTGGGTCTATTTTCATGGactttgcatattctccctgtatttgttgggtttcctccgtgtactccggtttcctcccacagtccaaagacatgcatattggAGAAAatagcatttccaaattgcctatagagtgtgaatgagtgtgtgtatgtacaatACCGGTCATAAGTTTGGAAtcaccttctaactccatggtcgttcctgatttttatttcattctaccatgtaaaacaaaatgtacaataatGTCTTTTgatcagttgatattgagatgcagcTGCTACTTATAATCTGTAAACCCTTCATAAAAGCTctgatctgaggtgctgtttgttaaatgCTGATTTCTGATGCTGGTAgatgcagcagaggtaagttttggtcttgctttcctaggAAGGTCTTCGTGAGAGGCAGTTTCActatggtgcttaatgggttttgcaaatgcacttgataatactgttcttgcaagaactattacagaaaggctgatcCCTGTgtccttaaataacaactgactcttaaataacaactgactatgttgttcatagttttaaaatctctaTTGTTCATTGCTGtagaatgtaggaaataaatgactaaataaaaacaaagaaatttgcaagtgatcgcaaacttttgagcagtagtgtgTGTCCTGCATTGGATTGGCCTACccggtccagggtgtaccccattcaccttgtgccccaagtctcctgggatagacccCAGGCCCCATGTGACcttgtgtacaggataaagctctAAAGACGATAAGCGTGTAAGGAAATTAGCAGGAAAGATTATTCTAGAAATGATAGACCTGAGCTGACCCACACCAAAAGAGTCAGAGAAATCAGTTTAATAACTTACCCCATGCATGTTAGTGCATTTTCCAACCtccagatttaaataaataaataaataaaatacctcAAATGCAACACTTTGCATTTGCATTCAAAATTAGGCTATGTTCCAAATTATTTGGACTGAATGATATTGCCAACTGATTCCTTTTATTTTCACCTCACCGTTGGCTGAAATTAGTAAAGTGTATTGATGTGGGCTGATGAGTATATTATTATCAAACTTTTTGAGAAACCACagtaaaatggagaaaaaagggTAGGGAGGCCAATCCATGACAGGACACAGGgaggcacgcacacacacattttatatatatatatatatatatatatatacatacactcacctaaaggattattaggaacaccatactaatacggtgtttgaccccctttcgccttcagaactgccttaattctacgtggcattgattcaacaaggtgctgaaagcattctttagaaatgttagcCCATATTgctaggatagcatcttgcagttgatggagatttgtgggatgcacatccagggcacgaagctcccgttccaccacatcccaaagatgctctattgggttgagatctggtgactgtggggaccattttagtacagtgaactcattgtcatgttcaagaaaccaatttgaaatgattcgagctttgtgacatggtgcattatcctcctggaagtagccatcagaggatgggtacatggtggtcataaagggatggacatggtcagaaacgatgctcaggtagcccgtggcatttaaacgatgattaaatcacctttctttcccattctgacattcagtttggagttcaggagattgtcttgaccaggaccacacccctacatgctttgaagcaactgccatgtgattggttgattagataattacattaatgagaaattgaacaggtgttcctaataatcctttaggtgagtgtatacacTATAAGCAATATGAAGAGAGAACATTTAAACTCCAAACTTCATCCCTGGACGTTTAATGTAACAGTGCTAACTACAGATTGACTTTGGCCCATAATTGATATTATAAGATATTATATTTCACTATAATCCTCATTAGCACACGTATGTACTTCCGGGACGACTCTGGCCAGCCTGAGGTACTTCCGGAACAGGTGCATGTTGAATGTAAACGATacaatttaaatgtgtaatacTGATAACATCCAGCAGATGGCCCCTCTTGTTTCTTTTCTTGTATGTGATCATTAATATGATACTAAACAGACAATATTTACTTTGTTAATGGGATAAATGTCTG is a window encoding:
- the si:ch211-269c21.2 gene encoding carbohydrate sulfotransferase 8; the protein is MECKVIDRGRRCLRLATMRLPYMFLFLLLFSAGGLLLLLHLQYLTETIHEQAPGGKHRHRQQQPDQCPYCPDNNTRTPSSRDVQKLSRVDPVNVWNPRFPVAQDKGAVPQITKNYRKLLKSSALLQQLNSTSAGQAFNNYQRLTQIQQSRRELLRQVCAKYRSFTRTISRMQVSRIYVEDTHKLLYCEVPKAGCSNWKRVLMVLQGQASSTAELRHDQVHYENHLKRLDSFTYAQIIHRLKTYTKVLFLREPLERLVSAFRDKFESPNSYYHPVFGKPIITKYRANASRSALLTGEGVTFKEFIQYLLDVRRPVGMDIHWERVVQLCSPCLIDYNFIGKFETLEEEANFLLRQIGAPANLTFPSFKDRNPNAARTSSRITQEYFSRLSLSERQKTYDFFYMDYLMFNYSKPFSDLH